The following are encoded in a window of Roseivirga misakiensis genomic DNA:
- a CDS encoding 16S rRNA (uracil(1498)-N(3))-methyltransferase: MQLFFQPDITQGVNQLDTEESRHAIKVLRLKIGDQINIIDGKGTFYKAVISNDNFRKCEFKITSQEQTPPTNGYKHIAIAPTKNIDRTEWFVEKAVEIGIDRISFVLCKNSERKVLKTDRLMKKAISAMKQSIKATLPVIDEIEPFQKFVTKPHDGAKFIAFVDFENPTALKDLVTGTDLVLVGPEGDFNSEEVDFALKNGFQKVSLGQSRLRTETAGIATAHILNLFA, encoded by the coding sequence ATGCAATTATTTTTTCAGCCAGATATTACGCAAGGCGTTAATCAATTAGATACAGAAGAGTCTAGACACGCTATAAAAGTGCTCAGACTTAAAATCGGTGACCAAATCAATATCATTGATGGGAAAGGTACTTTTTACAAAGCTGTAATCTCAAATGATAATTTCCGAAAGTGCGAGTTTAAGATCACTAGCCAGGAACAAACACCTCCAACAAATGGCTATAAGCACATAGCTATTGCACCCACTAAAAATATAGACAGGACAGAGTGGTTTGTTGAAAAAGCCGTTGAAATAGGCATTGATAGAATCTCATTTGTCCTTTGTAAGAATTCTGAGCGTAAGGTGCTCAAAACCGATCGGTTAATGAAAAAGGCGATCAGTGCGATGAAACAATCAATCAAAGCAACACTCCCGGTTATTGATGAAATCGAACCGTTTCAAAAGTTTGTCACTAAACCACATGATGGTGCCAAATTCATTGCTTTTGTTGATTTTGAGAATCCGACGGCCTTAAAGGACCTCGTTACTGGAACTGATTTAGTTCTAGTTGGACCAGAAGGAGACTTTAATTCGGAGGAAGTCGATTTTGCTTTAAAAAACGGTTTTCAGAAAGTCTCATTAGGACAAAGTCGATTGAGAACCGAGACAGCAGGTATAGCCACTGCCCATATTTTAAATTTATTTGCTTAA